One genomic window of Ziziphus jujuba cultivar Dongzao chromosome 4, ASM3175591v1 includes the following:
- the LOC132803392 gene encoding probable leucine-rich repeat receptor-like protein kinase At1g35710 has protein sequence MAPSISISILTVALSAWASLVLSSYAAESPDKEAKALLESGWWSRKYLNSTTTSPCNLHGITCNVGGSITHISLHEDSVEKKKLGRFLNSSSFPNLVSLDVAGAGLVGGIPPEVATLSKLTYLDLSYNNLTGELPFSLGNLSQLVMLDISHNQINGSIPPELGNLISLVALNLSSKQLVWSNTFIAWPFAEPHSLPTL, from the coding sequence ATGGCACCCTctatttccatttccattttgaCAGTGGCACTATCTGCCTGGGCTTCTCTTGTTTTGAGCAGCTATGCTGCAGAATCACCTGACAAAGAAGCAAAGGCTTTGCTTGAATCTGGGTGGTGGAGTCGTAAATATCTCAACTCTACCACTACAAGTCCTTGCAACTTGCATGGTATTACTTGCAACGTTGGTGGAAGCATTACTCATATTTCTCTACATGAAGATTCTGTAGAGAAAAAGAAGCTTGGGAGATTTCTTAACAGCTCTTCATTTCCGAATTTAGTCAGTTTGGACGTTGCTGGAGCTGgactcgttgggggcatcccaCCAGAGGTAGCTACTCTTTCGAAGCTCACCTATCTTGATCTCTCCTATAATAATCTTACAGGTGAGTTACCATTTTCTCTAGGAAACCTTTCCCAATTGGTGATGCTTGACATTTCTCATAACCAAATCAATGGTTCCATTCCACCAGAACTGGGCAATTTGATCAGCCTTGTTGCATTAAACTTGAGCTCCAAACAACTTGTATGGTCCAATACCTTCATCGCTTGGCCATTTGCTGAACCTCACTCACTTCCtactttataa
- the LOC107415777 gene encoding MDIS1-interacting receptor like kinase 2-like — translation MSANKLNGSLPSSVGQLTKLTALSLYSNRISGSIPPEIGKLTNLTYLDLDDNNLIGQLPPILGQLTNLSYLYLNSNHLNGSIPLSIGQLVKLDSLFLNGNMLSGPLPPTLGHLTNLVELRLESNKFNGSIPPEIGNLINLESLGLENNQLTGAIPSAICNLTNLQYLCLSQNQISGSLPSRIGNLKNLTSLLLSSNNLMGPIMPSLSGLESIKYIDMSDNHFNGSIPAEICSLSTLTFLDLSNNSIVGQIPSQFHNIRSLTTLNLACNSILGEILSELGDLKNLTTLNLAYNNLTGSIPSSVLSQFKNNSLNLDGNKDLCGNFTGFLPCSLLSIPPSSHHGVINKIKSIIIPVSVILFLSFLVLIMAMFYKNKKCLSVGETITMKNGDIFSIWNYDGNIAYNDIIQATEDFDIKYCIGTGGYGSVYKAQLPNGKIVALKKLHTSEAEEHALRKSFTNEVKTLIEIRHRNIVRLYGFCLHKRCMFLIYEYMEKGSLFCVLNNDAEAMELDWEKRVNIIIGIVNALCYMHHDCSPPIVHRDVTTNNVLVNSELQAVVADFGTARLLDPNSSTQSTILAGTYGYIAPEFAYTTAITEKCDVYSFGVVTLEILMGRHPKELLSSLSSSATQSQLLNEVLDKRLPPPTSRLDVHNVVLVSAIALACLHSNPKCRPTMQSVSQQFLARRNLLAVQCFHEISMGQLMNQQVYVDRDQSEMCTTSVQR, via the exons ATGTCTGCTAACAAGCTTAATGGATCACTTCCCTCTAGTGTGGGTCAATTAACCAAACTAACCGCTCTGTCCCTTTATTCAAACCGTATCAGTGGTTCAATTCCTCCGGAAATAGGGAAACTGACCAACCTTACTTATCTCGACCTTGATGATAATAACCTCATTGGACAACTACCTCCAATTTTGGGTCAGTTAACTAATTTGTCTTATCTGTACCTTAATTCCAACCATTTAAATGGATCAATTCCTCTCTCAATTGGACAGCTAGTGAAACTGGATTCTCTGTTCCTAAATGGCAATATGCTCAGTGGACCACTTCCACCCACATTGGGTCATTTAACAAATTTGGTAGAGTTACGTCTTGAGTCAAACAAATTTAACGGATCCATCCCTCCAGAAATTGGAAATCTTATAAATCTGGAGAGTTTGGGACTCGAGAATAACCAATTAACTGGTGCAATACCGTCTGCTATATGTAATTTAACCAACTTACAATATTTGTGCCTCAGTCAGAATCAGATAAGCGGTTCGTTGCCTTCTCGAATAGGGAATTTAAAGAATCTGACAAGTTTGCTACTCAGTTCAAACAACCTCATGGGTCCTATTATGCCATCTTTAAGTGGTCTGGAGAGTATAAAGTATATTGACATGTCAGACAACCACTTCAATGGAAGCATACCAGCTGAGATATGTTCCCTTTCTACACTCACTTTTTTGGACCTCAGTAACAACTCAATTGTTGGACAAATACCTTCCCAATTTCATAACATTAGAAGCTTGACCACCTTGAACCTTGCCTGCAACTCAATCCTTGGAGAAATACTTTCTGAACTAGGCGACCTCAAAAACTTGACCACCTTGAACCTTGCCTATAACAATCTCACTGGTAGCATCCCCTCTTCTGTTCTAAGTCAATTTAAGAACAATTCGCTCAATCTTGATGGCAACAAGGATTTATGCGGTAACTTCACAGGTTTTCTTCCCTGCAGCTTACTGTCGATCCCACCAAGTAGTCATCACGGTGTcatcaacaaaatcaaaagcATTATTATTCCTGTCTCAGTTATACTTTTCTTGTCATTTCTTGTGCTTATAATGGCAATgttctacaaaaataaaaagtgcctATCAGTTGGTGAGACAATCACAATGAAGAATGgagatatattttcaatatggaATTATGATGGGAACATAGCATACAATGACATCATACAAGCAACAGAGGATTTTGATATAAAGTATTGCATTGGTACTGGTGGTTATGGAAGTGTCTACAAAGCACAATTGCCTAATGGCAAAATAGTTGCTCTGAAAAAACTTCACACTTCAGAGGCTGAAGAACATGCTTTGAGAAAGAGTTTCACAAATGAGGTGAAAACATTGATAGAAATAAGACATCGAAACATTGTGAGACTCTATGGTTTCTGTTTACATAAAAGGTGTATGTTTTTGATTTATGAATATATGGAAAAAGGGAGTTTGTTTTGTGTGTTGAACAATGATGCTGAGGCTATGGAATTGGATTGGGAGAAAAGAGTGAATATTATCATAGGTATAGTGAACGCACTGTGTTACATGCACCATGACTGCAGTCCACCAATTGTTCATCGTGATGTAACCACAAACAATGTTCTAGTAAACTCAGAACTACAGGCCGTTGTAGCTGATTTTGGCACAGCAAGACTCCTTGATCCTAATTCGTCCACACAAAGTACCATACTTGCGGGTACTTATGGTTATATTGCTCCAG AATTTGCGTATACTACTGCTATAACAGAAAAATGCGATGTGTATAGTTTTGGAGTGGTGACACTTGAAATTTTAATGGGAAGGCATCCAAAGGAATtgttatcatcattatcatcatcagcTACACAAAGTCAATTGCTAAATGAAGTTTTAGACAAACGCCTACCACCCCCAACAAGTCGTTTGGATGTGCATAATGTTGTTCTTGTTTCTGCAATTGCCTTGGCATGCTTACATTCCAACCCAAAGTGTCGACCAACTATGCAAAGTGTTTCTCAACAATTCCTTGCCCGCAGAAATCTGTTAGCAGTTCAGTGTTTTCATGAAATTTCAATGGGGCAGCTCATGAACCAACAAGTCTATGTAGACCGTGACCAAAGTGAGATGTGTACAACTTCCGTCCaaagatga
- the LOC107415741 gene encoding probable leucine-rich repeat receptor-like protein kinase At1g35710: MAPSIFIYTVTAFLAFLVLFSYAAESPEKLALLESGWWSSEYLNSTTTTPCNLTGITCNAAGSITHISIHHRSLNNKKLGRFLNSSSFPNLVGLDLGHSGLIGSIPPEIATLSNLTHLVLYRNRLTGELPPSLANLSQLVRIDLSFNYLHGTIPPDLSNLKNLFVLNLTYNNFFGKIPPSLGLLTNLTHLGFAVNHITGELPLPLTNLTNLMEFDAYYNQINGTIPVEIGKLKNLVAFYIDNNILSGPIPSSVGQLTKLQFLALYSNHLSGSLPPEIGNLTNLLYLDLDNNKLIGQLPPTLGRLTSLYFLYVNSNQINGSIPPSLGELESLFLLFLNGNMLSGPLPPAMGNLSKLTELHLESNKINGSIPPEIGNLKNLEILGLENNQLSGEIPSFICDLTNLIHVHLRLNMLRGTLPFRIGNLKNLTSLQLGSNNLTGTIVPSLGGLESIEDIDLSGNNFNGSIPIEIFSLSTLTSLDLSHNSISGELPSQLGNLTSLTNLNLAHNSIVGEIPSQLANLTSLTALNLAYNSLSGSIPSSILLQFKNKSLNLDGNEDLCGNLSGGCHHSIPPSSHQEDVIINKVGGSSNSKKMESIILPISVGFVMFFLVLILARFYKCGNKDKERQSSVDEITTTKTGDIFSIWNYDGNIAYEDIIQATEDFDIRYCIGTGGYGSVYKAQLPNGRVVALKKLHTSEIEEPSLIKSFTNEVKTLTKIRHRNIVKLHGFCLHKKCMFLIYEYMEKGSLFCVLNNDAEAVDLDWSKRVNIIKGIVHALCYMHHSCTPQIIHRDVTSSNILLNSELEAVVADFGIARLFDPNSSTQSSILAGTYGYIAPEFAYTTTISEKCDVYSFGVVALETLMGKHPKELLSSLSSSSTQSLVLVEILDKRLAAPKSELDVESIILVATIAFECLDANPRRRPTMERVSQQFLSCSTTPILADHCFHEISIGHLMKVPQVYNTDA; encoded by the exons ATGGCACCTTCCATTTTCATTTACACTGTGACTGCCTTCTTGGCTTTCCTTGTTCTGTTCAGCTATGCTGCAGAGTCCCCTGAAAAACTAGCTCTGCTCGAATCTGGATGGTGGAGTTCTGAATATCTAAACTCCACCACCACAACTCCATGCAACTTGACAGGTATTACCTGCAATGCTGCTGGAAGCATTACTCATATTTCTATCCATCACCGTTCTCTAAACAATAAGAAGCTTGGGAGATTTCTCAACTCTTCTTCGTTCCCGAATTTAGTCGGTCTTGATCTTGGTCATTCCGGACTCATTGGGAGTATCCCACCAGAGATTGCTACTCTGTCAAACCTCACCCACCTTGTCCTCTATCGTAATCGTCTTACTGGCGAGTTGCCTCCTTCACTAGCAAACCTCTCCCAACTGGTCCGGATTGATCTTTCCTTCAATTACCTCCACGGTACCATTCCTCCAGATTTGAGCAATTTGAAGAATCTTTTTGTCCTAAATTTGACCTACAACAACTTCTTTGGTAAAATCCCTCCATCACTTGGTCTTTTAACCAACCTCACTCATTTGGGTTTTGCTGTCAATCACATCACTGGTGAGTTACCTCTTCCACTCACAAACCTCACCAATTTGATGGAGTTTGATGCTTACTATAATCAAATCAATGGTACAATCCCAGTTGAAATAGGAAAGCTGAAAAATCTTGTTGCCTTCTATATAGACAACAACATTCTCAGTGGTCCAATTCCTTCTAGTGTTGGTCAGCTTACCAAACTGCAATTTCTTGCACTTTACTCAAACCATCTCAGTGGTTCACTTCCTCCAGAGATAGGGAACTTGACCAACCTTTTGTATTTAGACCTTGATAATAATAAGCTCATAGGACAACTACCTCCAACTCTAGGTCGATTAACCAGTTTGTACTTTCTGTATGTCAATTCCAACCAAATAAATGGATCTATCCCTCCATCACTTGGAGAGCTTGAGAGtctctttcttctcttcttGAATGGCAACATGCTCAGTGGACCTCTCCCACCGGCTATGGGTAATTTATCAAAGTTGACAGAGCTTCATCTTGAGTCTAACAAGATTAACGGATCCATTCCTCCAGAGATTGGAAATCTCAAGAATCTGGAAATATTGGGACTGGAGAACAACCAATTAAGTGGTGAAATACCTTcttttatttgtgatttaacCAACTTAATACATGTCCACCTCCGTTTGAACATGCTAAGGGGTACATTGCCCTTCAGAATAGGGAACTTGAAGAACCTGACAAGTTTGCAGCTTGGTTCTAACAACCTCACGGGTACAATTGTTCCTTCTTTGGGTGGTCTTGAGAGTATAGAAGATATTGATCTGTCGGGGAACAATTTCAATGGAAGCATCCCTATTGAGATATTTTCCCTTTCTACTCTTACTTCTCTGGACCTCAGTCACAATTCGATTTCCGGTGAATTGCCTTCTCAACTTGGCAACCTCACAAGCTTGACCAACTTGAACCTTGCCCATAACTCAATTGTTGGAGAAATACCTTCTCAACTTGCCAACCTCACAAGCTTGACTGCCTTGAATCTTGCCTATAACAGTCTCAGTGGTAGCATCCCCTCTTCTATCCTGCTTCAATTCAAGAACAAATCACTCAATCTTGATGGCAACGAAGATTTATGTGGTAACCTGTCAGGAGGATGTCATCATTCTATCCCACCAAGTAGTCATCAGGAGGATGTCATCATCAACAAAGTTGGAGGCAGCTCCAACTCCAAGAAAATGGAAAGCATAATTCTTCCCATCTCAGTTGGCTTTGTCATGTTTTTCCTCGTTCTCATATTGGCCAGGTTCTACAAATGTGGGAACAAGGATAAAGAGCGTCAGTCATCAGTTGATGAGATAACTACAACAAAGACTGgagatatattttcaatatggaATTATGATGGGAACATAGCATACGAAGACATCATACAAGCAACCGAAGATTTTGACATCCGGTATTGCATTGGCACGGGTGGTTATGGAAGTGTCTATAAAGCACAACTTCCTAATGGCAGAGTGGTTGCTTTGAAAAAACTTCACACTTCAGAAATTGAAGAGCCTTCTTTGATAAAGAGTTTCACCAACGAGGTGAAAACATTGACGAAAATAAGGCATCGAAACATTGTAAAACTCCATGGTTTTTGTTTGCATAAAAAGTGCATGTTTTTGATTTACGAATACATGGAAAAGGGGAGCTTATTTTGTGTCTTGAACAATGATGCGGAGGCTGTTGATTTGGATTGGAGTAAGAGGGTGAACATTATCAAAGGCATAGTGCATGCCTTGTGTTACATGCACCATAGTTGCACTCCACAGATCATTCATCGTGATGTAACCAGCAGTAATATCCTACTCAACTCAGAACTTGAGGCTGTTGTCGCTGATTTTGGCATAGCAAGACTCTTTGATCCGAATTCGTCCACTCAAAGTAGCATACTTGCTGGTACTTATGGTTATATTGCTCCAG AATTTGCATATACTACGACTATATCAGAAAAATGTGATGTGTATAGCTTTGGAGTGGTAGCACTTGAAACATTAATGGGAAAGCATCCAAAAGAACTATTATCGTCGTTATCATCATCTTCTACGCAAAGTCTAGTGCTAGTCGAAATTTTAGACAAACGCTTAGCAGCCCCAAAAAGTGAATTGGATGTGGAAAGTATTATTCTGGTTGCCACAATTGCATTTGAGTGCTTAGATGCTAATCCAAGGCGACGTCCAACTATGGAACGTGTTTCTCAACAATTCCTTTCTTGCAGTACTACACCAATATTGGCCGATCATTGTTTTCATGAAATTTCAATCGGCCACTTGATGAAGGTTCCACAAGTCTACAATACAGATGCTTAA